The following are from one region of the Pelagibius sp. CAU 1746 genome:
- a CDS encoding oligopeptide/dipeptide ABC transporter ATP-binding protein, with the protein MTAVLDVKNLDTRFATPEGEVHAVNDVSFHIEAGESVGVVGESGSGKTQIFLSIMGLLAKNGQATGSVRYRGKEILGLPSRELNKVRGVTLSMIFQDPMTSLNPYLRISRQMTEVLVEHKGSSEAEARRRAIEMLDRVGIPSAGERVDLYPHEFSGGMRQRVMIAMALLCEPDLLIADEPTTALDVTIQAQILDLMADLKRDFNTAIIMITHDLGVVAGLCDRVMVMYAGRVVETGGVRDIFYRPQHPYSLGLLRSMPRLDEAGVTRLATIPGQPPNLQALPPGCAYQERCPYVFEACRSQEPALQAAGEGRAKACHLERLEEREPA; encoded by the coding sequence ATGACCGCTGTACTCGACGTGAAGAACCTCGATACCCGCTTCGCCACGCCGGAGGGTGAGGTCCACGCGGTCAACGACGTCTCCTTCCACATCGAGGCGGGGGAGAGCGTCGGCGTGGTCGGCGAGTCCGGCTCCGGCAAGACGCAGATCTTTCTCTCCATTATGGGCCTGCTGGCCAAGAACGGGCAGGCCACGGGGTCCGTGCGCTACCGCGGCAAGGAGATTCTGGGCCTGCCGTCGCGCGAGCTGAACAAGGTGCGCGGCGTCACCCTGTCGATGATCTTCCAGGATCCCATGACCTCGCTGAACCCCTACCTGCGCATCTCCCGCCAGATGACCGAGGTGCTGGTCGAGCACAAGGGCAGCAGCGAGGCCGAGGCGCGGCGCCGCGCCATCGAGATGCTGGACCGGGTCGGCATCCCCTCGGCCGGGGAGCGCGTCGACCTCTATCCGCACGAGTTCTCCGGCGGCATGCGCCAGCGGGTGATGATCGCCATGGCGCTGCTCTGCGAGCCGGACCTGCTGATCGCCGACGAGCCGACCACCGCCCTGGACGTCACCATCCAGGCGCAGATCCTGGACCTCATGGCCGACCTGAAGCGCGACTTCAACACCGCCATCATCATGATCACCCACGACCTGGGCGTGGTCGCGGGGCTCTGCGACCGGGTCATGGTGATGTACGCCGGCCGGGTGGTGGAGACCGGCGGAGTACGCGACATCTTCTACCGTCCGCAGCACCCCTACAGTCTGGGCCTGCTGCGTTCCATGCCGCGTCTCGACGAGGCCGGAGTTACCCGGCTCGCCACCATCCCCGGCCAGCCGCCGAACCTGCAGGCCCTGCCGCCCGGCTGCGCCTACCAGGAACGCTGCCCCTACGTCTTCGAGGCCTGCCGCAGCCAAGAGCCCGCCTTGCAGGCCGCCGGGGAAGGCCGGGCCAAGGCCTGCCATCTGGAACGCCTGGAAGAGAGGGAGCCGGCATGA
- the oppB gene encoding oligopeptide ABC transporter permease OppB: MIAFLIRRLASAIPTLLVIITVAFFMMRVAPGGPFDEDRALAPDIEANILRAYNLDKPLVEQYFDYVGNLLRGDFGPSYKIRDFDVNDLILAGFPASLQLGGTAILLAVILGISFGTLAALRQNQASDYAIMTVAMIGIAVPNFVMAPLLTLVFGVYLSLLPVAGWGGGALENKLLPVIALALPQVAYIARLTRGSMVEVLSANYVRTARAKGLREQVVVLRHALKGALLPVVSYLGPATAGLVTGSVVIETIFDIPGIGRYFVQGALNRDYTLVMGVMIFYAVLIIALNLLVDMIYGFLDPKVRHG; the protein is encoded by the coding sequence ATGATTGCTTTTCTGATTCGCCGCCTCGCCAGCGCCATCCCCACGCTGTTGGTCATTATCACCGTCGCGTTCTTCATGATGCGCGTGGCGCCGGGCGGCCCCTTCGATGAAGATCGCGCTTTAGCACCTGACATCGAAGCCAACATCCTGCGCGCCTACAACCTCGACAAGCCGCTGGTCGAGCAATACTTCGACTACGTCGGCAACCTGCTGAGGGGCGACTTCGGCCCCTCCTACAAGATCCGCGATTTCGACGTCAACGACCTGATCCTCGCCGGCTTTCCCGCAAGTCTCCAACTCGGCGGAACGGCGATTCTGTTGGCGGTGATCCTGGGAATTTCCTTCGGCACCCTGGCGGCGCTGCGGCAGAACCAGGCCAGCGACTACGCGATCATGACCGTGGCGATGATCGGCATCGCCGTGCCCAACTTCGTCATGGCGCCGCTGTTGACGCTGGTCTTCGGGGTCTACTTGTCGCTCCTGCCGGTCGCCGGCTGGGGAGGCGGGGCGTTGGAGAACAAGCTCCTGCCGGTGATCGCCTTGGCCTTGCCGCAAGTCGCCTACATTGCGCGGTTGACCCGGGGCTCGATGGTCGAGGTGTTGAGCGCCAACTACGTGCGCACGGCGCGGGCCAAGGGGCTGCGCGAGCAGGTCGTGGTCTTGCGCCACGCCCTGAAAGGGGCGTTGCTGCCGGTGGTGTCCTACCTGGGCCCGGCGACCGCGGGGCTGGTGACCGGTTCCGTGGTCATCGAGACGATCTTCGATATCCCGGGCATCGGGCGCTACTTCGTGCAGGGGGCCTTGAACAGGGACTACACGCTGGTGATGGGCGTGATGATTTTCTATGCCGTCCTGATCATCGCGCTCAATCTGCTCGTCGACATGATTTACGGCTTTCTCGATCCCAAAGTGAGGCACGGCTGA
- a CDS encoding ABC transporter permease subunit: MINLTAASDGLASVEEFEGRSLWQDARNRLLRNKAAVASMIVLASFALLALVAPLLSPHAYDQVYWDRIQAPPDFANAHWFGTDGNGRDLFVRTLYGARVSLMVGLLATGVSLLIGVTYGAVAGFVGGRIDNLMMRFVDVMYSLPFMFFVILLMVIFGRNIFLIFVALGAVEWLTMARIVRGQTLSVKRKEFIEAAYAGGVSRFRIIFRHIIPNVLGPVIVYVTLTVPQVILTESFLSFLGLGVQEPLTSWGVLISEGARVMEVAPWMLIFPASSLAVTLFAFNFIGDGLRDALDPKDR; this comes from the coding sequence ATGATCAACCTGACCGCTGCCTCCGACGGCCTGGCCTCCGTCGAGGAATTCGAGGGCCGTAGCCTCTGGCAGGACGCCCGCAACCGCCTGCTGCGCAACAAGGCGGCCGTCGCCTCGATGATCGTGCTGGCTAGCTTCGCCCTCCTGGCGCTGGTGGCGCCGCTGCTCAGCCCCCATGCCTACGACCAGGTCTACTGGGACCGCATCCAGGCGCCGCCGGATTTCGCCAACGCCCATTGGTTCGGCACCGACGGCAACGGCCGCGACCTCTTCGTGCGCACGCTCTATGGCGCCCGGGTGTCGTTGATGGTCGGACTGCTGGCCACCGGCGTGAGTCTCCTGATCGGCGTCACCTACGGGGCGGTGGCGGGCTTCGTCGGCGGGCGCATCGATAACCTGATGATGCGCTTCGTCGACGTCATGTACTCGCTGCCCTTCATGTTCTTCGTCATCCTGTTGATGGTGATCTTCGGCCGCAACATCTTCCTGATCTTCGTCGCCCTGGGTGCGGTGGAGTGGCTGACCATGGCGCGCATCGTGCGCGGTCAAACCCTGTCGGTGAAGCGCAAGGAGTTCATCGAGGCCGCCTATGCCGGGGGCGTCTCGCGGTTCCGCATCATCTTCCGCCACATCATCCCCAACGTGCTGGGCCCGGTGATCGTTTATGTCACCCTGACGGTGCCGCAGGTGATCCTCACGGAATCCTTCCTGTCCTTCCTGGGGCTTGGCGTGCAGGAACCCTTGACCTCCTGGGGCGTGCTGATTTCCGAGGGGGCCAGGGTGATGGAAGTCGCGCCGTGGATGCTGATCTTTCCGGCGAGTTCCCTGGCGGTGACCCTCTTCGCCTTCAATTTCATCGGCGACGGCTTGCGCGACGCCCTCGATCCGAAGGATCGATGA
- the xerD gene encoding site-specific tyrosine recombinase XerD codes for MGDGPNSPQIEPFLEMLAAERGAAANTLEAYRRDLQAFTEFLGRRRALEAATADDIRAFLGALARAGMAPRTAARRLSALRQFYRFLLSETLRGDDPSAEVDSPRQGRALPKILSEDEVGALLDAAQAGEGPEALRLAALVELLYATGLRISELVGLRLAAAQRDQRLLIVQGKGGKERMVPLSPAARESLSAYLAARDHFLPGPGKGAKAPTAVKAASPWLFPSRGAEGHITRHRVAQLLKDLARRTGIDPARVSPHVLRHAFASHLLDHGADLRALQKMLGHADISTTQIYTHVLGERLKSLVQDHHPLARGRTGPR; via the coding sequence ATGGGTGACGGGCCCAACAGCCCCCAGATCGAGCCGTTCCTGGAGATGCTGGCCGCCGAGCGCGGCGCCGCCGCCAACACCCTGGAGGCCTATCGCCGCGATCTGCAGGCCTTTACCGAGTTTCTCGGTCGGCGCCGGGCCCTGGAGGCGGCCACGGCCGACGATATCCGTGCCTTCCTGGGCGCTCTCGCCCGGGCCGGCATGGCGCCGCGCACCGCCGCGCGCCGCCTTTCGGCGCTGCGCCAGTTCTACCGTTTCCTGCTGAGCGAGACTCTGCGTGGCGACGATCCCAGCGCCGAGGTCGACAGCCCGCGTCAGGGCCGCGCCCTGCCGAAGATCCTGAGCGAGGACGAGGTCGGCGCCCTGCTGGACGCGGCCCAGGCGGGCGAGGGGCCCGAGGCGCTGCGGCTGGCGGCGCTGGTGGAACTGCTCTATGCCACCGGCCTGCGCATTTCGGAACTGGTCGGCCTGCGCCTCGCCGCCGCCCAGCGCGACCAGCGCCTGCTCATCGTCCAGGGCAAGGGGGGCAAGGAGCGTATGGTGCCGCTCAGCCCGGCGGCGCGCGAAAGCCTCTCGGCCTATCTCGCCGCGCGCGATCATTTCCTCCCCGGCCCGGGCAAGGGAGCCAAGGCGCCGACGGCCGTCAAGGCCGCCTCGCCGTGGCTTTTCCCGTCGCGCGGCGCCGAAGGCCACATCACCCGCCACCGGGTCGCGCAGTTGCTGAAGGACCTGGCGCGCCGGACCGGGATCGATCCGGCCAGGGTCTCGCCTCACGTGCTGCGTCACGCCTTCGCCAGTCACCTGCTGGACCACGGAGCAGACCTGCGCGCCCTGCAGAAGATGCTGGGCCACGCCGACATATCGACGACGCAGATCTATACGCATGTGCTCGGCGAGCGCCTGAAATCCCTGGTTCAGGATCATCATCCTCTGGCGCGCGGCCGGACGGGGCCGCGTTGA
- the acdA gene encoding 3-sulfinopropanoyl-CoA desulfinase has protein sequence MTRLTERQEGIREKARELAEAVIAPRAAEVDRREEYPWDNCRALREAGFFGMTIPKDYGGPGLGFLEVALVIEEMARVCGVTGRIAVEANMGAVSAIMAYGSEAQKQIAAKQVLSGDKPAICITEPGAGSAATEMTTRADKQGDRYILNGGKHWITGGGVSQLHLIFARVFEDGVEQGIGGFIALRDPEKDTPKGLRIGKREPTMGLRGIPETEILFEDLEIPEDRLLMPPQGLRRGFGALMSAYNAQRVGAATVALGIAQGAYEEALAYAGKREQFGRPIAEFQGLQWMLADMATQLAAARALIHKAADSGKGFPDVLEAAQAKVFASEMAIKVTNDALQVFGAAGYSRNNPLERMVRDARMFTIGGGTAQILRTVIASRILDRKLPQTRDGYLNLQRAGE, from the coding sequence ATGACACGGCTGACGGAACGACAAGAAGGCATTCGGGAGAAGGCGCGGGAGCTGGCCGAGGCGGTCATCGCCCCGCGCGCCGCCGAGGTCGACCGCCGGGAAGAGTATCCCTGGGACAACTGCCGCGCCCTGCGCGAGGCCGGCTTCTTCGGCATGACCATCCCGAAAGACTACGGCGGGCCGGGCCTCGGCTTCCTGGAGGTGGCGCTGGTCATCGAGGAGATGGCGCGGGTCTGCGGCGTCACCGGGCGCATCGCCGTGGAGGCCAACATGGGCGCGGTCAGCGCCATCATGGCCTACGGCAGCGAAGCGCAGAAGCAGATCGCGGCGAAACAGGTGCTCTCCGGCGACAAGCCGGCGATCTGCATCACCGAGCCGGGGGCGGGTAGCGCCGCCACCGAGATGACCACGCGGGCCGACAAGCAGGGCGACCGCTACATCCTGAACGGCGGCAAGCACTGGATCACCGGCGGCGGCGTCTCGCAGTTGCACCTGATCTTCGCCCGCGTCTTCGAGGACGGGGTGGAGCAGGGCATCGGCGGCTTCATCGCGCTGCGCGACCCGGAAAAGGATACGCCCAAGGGTCTGCGCATCGGTAAGCGCGAGCCCACCATGGGCCTGCGCGGCATCCCGGAGACCGAGATTCTCTTCGAGGACCTGGAGATCCCCGAGGACAGGCTGCTCATGCCGCCGCAGGGCCTCAGGCGCGGCTTCGGCGCCCTCATGTCCGCCTACAACGCCCAGCGCGTCGGCGCGGCCACCGTCGCCCTCGGCATCGCCCAGGGCGCCTACGAGGAGGCCCTGGCCTACGCCGGAAAGCGCGAGCAGTTCGGCCGCCCGATCGCCGAGTTCCAGGGGCTGCAGTGGATGCTGGCCGACATGGCGACGCAGCTCGCCGCGGCGCGTGCGCTGATCCACAAGGCCGCCGACAGCGGCAAGGGTTTTCCCGACGTGCTGGAAGCGGCGCAGGCCAAGGTCTTCGCCTCGGAAATGGCGATCAAGGTGACCAACGACGCCTTGCAGGTCTTCGGCGCCGCCGGCTACTCGCGCAACAACCCGCTGGAGCGCATGGTGCGCGACGCGCGCATGTTCACCATCGGCGGCGGCACCGCGCAGATCCTGCGCACGGTCATCGCCTCGCGCATCCTGGACAGGAAGCTGCCGCAGACCCGCGACGGCTATCTGAACCTGCAGAGGGCGGGGGAGTAG
- a CDS encoding CoA ester lyase, which produces MSFTIVEQAPARLNRSELAVPGSNPKLFKKAAESDADVVFLDLEDAVAPDDKPQARKNIIKALNEIDWGNKTMSVRINGLDTHYMYRDVIDIIEQGGERLDLIMIPKAGTAADIYAVDMLVTQAEEAVGRKKKIGFEMIIETALGMANVDEIAKASPRNESLHFGVADYAASTKARTTVIGGPNEMYGVLTDPDDKGERLYHWGDMWHYAVARMVVAARAAGLRPIDGPFGDFSDPEGFRAQARRAAVLGCEGKWAIHPSQIGLANEENSPSKAEVDKAKRILKAMRQAQKEGKGAVSLDGRLIDIASIKQAEVMVKKARQIAKG; this is translated from the coding sequence ATGAGCTTTACCATCGTCGAGCAGGCTCCCGCGCGCCTGAACCGCAGCGAACTGGCCGTGCCGGGCAGCAACCCGAAACTCTTCAAGAAGGCGGCGGAATCCGATGCGGACGTCGTGTTCCTCGATCTTGAGGACGCGGTGGCGCCGGACGACAAGCCGCAGGCCCGCAAGAACATCATCAAGGCCTTGAACGAGATCGACTGGGGCAACAAGACCATGTCGGTGCGCATCAACGGTCTCGACACGCACTACATGTACCGCGACGTCATCGACATCATCGAGCAGGGCGGCGAGCGTCTGGACCTGATCATGATCCCCAAGGCCGGCACCGCGGCGGACATCTACGCCGTCGACATGCTGGTGACCCAGGCCGAGGAGGCCGTCGGCCGCAAGAAGAAGATCGGCTTCGAGATGATCATCGAGACGGCGTTGGGCATGGCCAACGTCGACGAGATCGCCAAGGCCTCGCCGCGCAACGAGAGCCTGCACTTCGGCGTCGCCGACTATGCCGCCTCCACCAAGGCGCGCACCACCGTCATCGGCGGCCCGAACGAGATGTACGGCGTGCTGACCGATCCGGACGACAAGGGTGAGCGCCTCTATCACTGGGGCGACATGTGGCACTACGCCGTCGCGCGCATGGTGGTCGCCGCCCGCGCCGCCGGCCTGCGCCCCATCGACGGCCCCTTCGGCGACTTCTCCGACCCCGAGGGCTTCCGCGCCCAGGCGCGCCGCGCCGCGGTGCTGGGCTGCGAGGGCAAGTGGGCCATCCACCCGAGCCAGATCGGCCTGGCCAACGAGGAGAACAGCCCCTCCAAGGCCGAGGTCGACAAGGCCAAGCGCATCCTCAAGGCCATGCGTCAGGCCCAGAAGGAAGGCAAGGGCGCGGTCTCCCTGGACGGCCGCCTCATCGACATCGCCTCCATCAAGCAGGCCGAGGTGATGGTCAAGAAGGCGCGCCAGATCGCCAAGGGCTGA
- a CDS encoding acetyl-CoA carboxylase carboxyltransferase subunit alpha → MHNFLDFEKPIAELEGKIEELRHLSDDGEINIADEVEKLQGKVDRLLRQTYGKLSAWQKTQVARHPDRPHFQHYISALVEDFTPMAGDRLFGEDHAIVGGLGRFRGYSVMVIGHEKGADLNSRVKHNFGMARPEGYRKAQRLMRMAERFGLPVITLVDTAGAYPGIGAEERGQAEAIARSIEVCLDVEVPLLSVIIGEGGSGGAIALAAANRVYMLEHSIYSVISPEGCASILWRSGEQAQEAAEALRLTAQDLLRLGVIDDIIPEPLGGAHRAAKMTIKGVGDKLEAGLRDLVRDSGLQLKQARRQKFLEMGQKGLS, encoded by the coding sequence ATGCACAATTTTCTCGACTTCGAAAAGCCGATCGCCGAACTGGAAGGCAAGATCGAAGAACTGCGGCACCTCTCCGACGACGGGGAGATCAATATCGCCGACGAGGTCGAGAAGCTGCAGGGCAAGGTCGACCGCCTGCTGCGCCAGACCTACGGCAAGCTTTCGGCCTGGCAGAAGACCCAGGTGGCCCGCCATCCCGACCGTCCGCACTTCCAGCACTACATCTCGGCCCTGGTCGAGGATTTCACGCCGATGGCCGGCGACCGCCTGTTCGGCGAGGACCATGCCATCGTCGGCGGTCTCGGCCGCTTCCGCGGCTATTCGGTCATGGTCATCGGCCACGAGAAGGGCGCCGATCTCAACTCGCGCGTGAAGCACAACTTCGGCATGGCCCGGCCCGAGGGCTACCGCAAGGCACAGCGCCTGATGCGCATGGCCGAGCGTTTCGGCCTGCCGGTCATCACCCTGGTCGACACCGCCGGCGCCTATCCCGGCATCGGCGCCGAGGAGCGCGGCCAGGCCGAGGCCATCGCCCGCTCCATCGAGGTCTGCCTGGACGTCGAGGTGCCGCTGCTGTCGGTGATCATCGGCGAGGGCGGCTCCGGCGGCGCCATCGCGCTGGCCGCGGCCAACCGCGTCTACATGCTGGAGCACTCGATCTACTCGGTGATCTCGCCGGAAGGCTGCGCCTCGATCCTCTGGCGCTCCGGCGAGCAGGCGCAGGAGGCCGCCGAGGCCCTGCGGCTGACGGCCCAGGATCTGCTGCGCCTGGGGGTCATCGACGACATCATCCCGGAGCCCCTGGGCGGCGCCCACCGGGCGGCCAAGATGACCATCAAGGGCGTCGGCGACAAGCTGGAGGCGGGCCTGCGCGATCTGGTCCGTGACAGCGGCCTGCAACTGAAGCAGGCCCGCCGTCAGAAGTTCCTGGAGATGGGCCAGAAGGGCCTTTCCTGA
- a CDS encoding peptide ABC transporter substrate-binding protein has protein sequence MLLKNFRRAALGFGLAVALTGGAQAEKVLRVGNMGEPESLDPHFVQGVWENRIVGNMFLGLTTEDASATPIPGAAESWTISDDGKTYTFKLRDHSWSDGTPVTAGDFVYSLRRILLPETAAEYASLLFPIENAQQVNSGEVPADKLSVRAVDDKTLEVKLVGPTPFFLEQLTHYTAFPVPRHLIEKHGQAWTKPENIAVNGPYTLKNWVPNDQITLIRNDKFYDAANVKIDTVVYYPQEDRTAVQKRFRAGEIDWAADFASDQFEWLKSNLSDETRVAPYLGIYYYPMNLRKPPFDDKRVRQALSMAIDREIITDKVLKTGELPAYSFVPPGAGGYGNPSMVSWMDEPYSARLEKAKALLAEAGYGPGNPLKFTLSYNTSENHKRIAIAIASMWKQHLGVETELFNSEVKVHYRALNSADFSIARAGWIADYNDAQNFLYLLETRTGPNNYSGFSNSEFDKLMVEAGTTGDMDMRSSLMAKAEAIAMEEQPVIPIYYYVSKNLVSDRLTGWEPNAKDVHRVRYMDLK, from the coding sequence ATGCTTCTCAAGAACTTTAGGCGCGCGGCGCTGGGTTTCGGCCTGGCGGTGGCGCTCACCGGCGGCGCGCAGGCCGAAAAGGTCCTGCGGGTCGGAAACATGGGCGAACCGGAATCCCTCGACCCGCATTTCGTTCAGGGCGTCTGGGAGAATCGCATCGTCGGCAACATGTTCCTGGGGCTGACCACCGAGGACGCGTCGGCCACGCCGATCCCGGGGGCCGCGGAAAGCTGGACGATCAGCGACGACGGCAAGACCTATACCTTCAAGCTGCGCGACCATAGCTGGTCGGACGGCACGCCGGTCACCGCCGGCGACTTCGTCTACTCCCTGCGCCGGATTCTGCTGCCCGAAACCGCGGCGGAATATGCCTCGCTGCTTTTCCCGATCGAGAACGCCCAGCAGGTCAACTCCGGCGAGGTGCCGGCGGACAAGCTCAGCGTGCGGGCGGTCGACGACAAGACCCTGGAAGTGAAGCTGGTCGGGCCGACGCCGTTCTTCCTGGAGCAGCTGACCCACTACACCGCCTTCCCGGTACCCCGGCATCTGATCGAGAAGCACGGCCAGGCTTGGACCAAGCCGGAGAACATCGCCGTCAACGGCCCCTACACCCTGAAAAATTGGGTGCCCAACGATCAGATAACCTTGATCCGCAACGACAAGTTCTATGACGCGGCCAACGTGAAGATCGATACGGTGGTCTACTACCCGCAGGAAGACCGCACGGCCGTGCAGAAGCGGTTCCGCGCCGGCGAGATCGACTGGGCGGCGGACTTCGCTTCCGATCAGTTCGAATGGCTGAAGTCGAACCTGTCGGATGAAACCCGCGTGGCGCCGTACCTCGGCATCTACTACTACCCGATGAACTTGCGCAAGCCGCCGTTCGACGACAAGCGCGTGCGCCAGGCGCTGTCCATGGCCATCGATCGCGAGATCATCACCGACAAGGTCCTGAAGACCGGCGAACTCCCCGCCTACAGCTTCGTTCCCCCCGGCGCCGGCGGCTACGGCAATCCGTCCATGGTCAGTTGGATGGACGAGCCCTACAGCGCGCGCCTGGAGAAGGCCAAGGCCTTGCTGGCCGAGGCCGGCTACGGTCCCGGCAACCCGCTGAAGTTCACGCTGTCCTACAACACCTCCGAAAATCACAAGCGTATCGCCATCGCCATCGCTTCCATGTGGAAACAGCACCTCGGAGTCGAGACCGAGCTGTTCAACTCGGAGGTCAAGGTCCACTACCGCGCCCTCAACAGCGCCGATTTCTCGATCGCGCGCGCCGGCTGGATCGCCGACTACAACGACGCCCAGAACTTCCTCTATCTGCTTGAGACGCGTACCGGACCGAACAACTATTCGGGGTTCTCTAACTCCGAGTTCGACAAGCTGATGGTCGAGGCGGGCACGACTGGTGACATGGATATGCGTTCCTCGCTCATGGCCAAGGCGGAAGCCATTGCCATGGAGGAGCAGCCGGTCATTCCGATCTACTACTACGTATCCAAGAACCTGGTCTCCGACAGGCTGACCGGTTGGGAACCCAATGCCAAGGACGTGCATCGGGTTCGCTACATGGATCTGAAGTAG
- a CDS encoding dipeptide ABC transporter ATP-binding protein → MSEALLSVENLKVHFQLRVGGVLVGRYLPLKAVDGVSFELQAGETLGIVGESGCGKSTLGRAILRLIEPTAGRAVWLGDDLAALDPKAMRARRQDMQIIFQDPLASLNPRMTVGEIVAEPLRTFEPELSREALKDRVKDMMAKVGLLPQMINRYPHEFSGGQCQRIGIARAMVLGPKLIVCDEPVSALDVSIQAQIVNLLMRLQQEFGLTLIFISHDLSVVRHISHRIMVLYLGKVMEIADREAIYSRARHPYTQALISAVPIPDPDKEQQKQRLVLQGDLPSPLAPPSGCVFRTRCPKATALCAEQAPPLEEDGTGDLHKVACHHWRE, encoded by the coding sequence ATGAGCGAGGCCCTGCTGTCGGTCGAGAACCTGAAGGTTCACTTCCAATTGCGCGTCGGCGGCGTCTTGGTCGGGCGCTACTTGCCGCTGAAGGCGGTGGACGGGGTGAGCTTCGAGCTCCAGGCCGGGGAGACTCTGGGGATCGTCGGGGAGTCCGGCTGCGGCAAGTCGACCCTGGGCCGCGCCATCCTGCGCCTCATCGAGCCCACCGCCGGGCGCGCCGTCTGGCTGGGCGATGATCTCGCCGCGCTGGACCCCAAGGCGATGCGGGCCCGGCGCCAGGACATGCAGATCATCTTCCAGGACCCCCTGGCCAGCCTCAATCCCCGCATGACGGTGGGCGAGATCGTCGCCGAACCGCTGCGCACCTTCGAGCCCGAGCTGAGCCGCGAGGCGCTGAAGGACCGGGTGAAGGACATGATGGCCAAGGTCGGCCTGTTGCCGCAGATGATCAACCGCTACCCGCACGAGTTCTCCGGCGGCCAGTGCCAGCGCATCGGCATCGCCCGGGCCATGGTGCTGGGGCCGAAGCTGATCGTCTGCGACGAGCCGGTCTCGGCCCTCGACGTCTCCATCCAGGCGCAGATCGTGAATCTCTTGATGCGCCTGCAGCAGGAGTTCGGCCTGACGCTAATCTTCATCAGCCATGACCTCTCCGTGGTGCGCCACATCAGCCACCGCATCATGGTGCTCTATCTGGGCAAGGTGATGGAAATCGCCGACCGCGAGGCGATCTACTCGCGCGCCCGCCACCCCTACACCCAGGCGCTCATCTCCGCCGTGCCGATCCCCGACCCGGACAAGGAGCAGCAGAAGCAGCGCCTGGTGCTGCAGGGCGACCTGCCCTCGCCGCTGGCGCCGCCTTCCGGCTGCGTCTTCCGCACCCGCTGCCCCAAGGCGACGGCGCTCTGCGCCGAGCAGGCGCCGCCGCTGGAGGAAGACGGCACGGGCGACCTCCACAAGGTCGCCTGCCACCACTGGCGCGAGTGA
- a CDS encoding GYD domain-containing protein, whose protein sequence is MTIYITQGHYSREAIRGMVAKPEDRAEAVADLVKAAGGKLLNYYVTFGEYDFLVVMESDKNLTDLMSVLFVAAATGGVTDLHTTVAVTSKEATKAMKQAKKIQSGFKAAGQAA, encoded by the coding sequence ATGACGATCTACATCACGCAAGGCCATTACAGCCGAGAAGCGATCAGGGGCATGGTCGCGAAACCCGAGGACAGGGCAGAGGCCGTCGCCGATCTGGTCAAGGCGGCGGGCGGCAAGCTGCTCAACTACTACGTCACCTTCGGCGAGTACGATTTCCTGGTGGTCATGGAGAGCGACAAGAACCTCACCGACCTCATGTCGGTCCTCTTCGTGGCGGCGGCGACCGGCGGTGTCACCGATCTGCACACGACGGTCGCGGTGACCTCGAAGGAAGCGACCAAGGCCATGAAGCAGGCCAAGAAGATCCAGAGCGGCTTCAAGGCCGCGGGACAAGCGGCCTGA